The Flavobacterium sp. N2270 genome contains the following window.
ATGAGCAAAACTGCACAATCTGTATGGAACAACTGTTTGTCTTTTATCAAAGACAATATTCAGGAACAAGCCTATAAAACATGGTTTGAACCTATTCAATCAGTTGAATTAACAGAAAATGCATTATATATTCAAGTTCCTAGTAAATTTTTCTACGAATGGCTAGAAGAACACTATGTTAAGTTATTAAAAGTTGCTCTTACAAAAGAACTTGGTTCTAACGCAAAGTTATTGTATAAAATTAAAATGGAGAACACTTATGGCAATAAACTTCCATTTACTGAACAAATTCCAAGTACAAACAGACAAGCGGTAAAAACTCAAGAAGTAGACGTTCCAATTGCAAATAAAAACCCGGAATTAAAAAATCCATTTATAATTCCTGGAATTCGAAACCTAAAAATTGAATCTCAGCTTAATGCAAACTATAGTTTTGATAATTTTTTAGAAGGTGATTCAAATAGACTTGCAAGAAGTGCAGGTTTTGCTGTAGCAAATAAACCTGGCGGAACCTCATTTAATCCACTTTTAATATTTGGAGGTGTTGGATTAGGTAAAACACATTTAGCGCACGCTATTGGTGTTGAAATTAAAGATAAACATCCAGAAAAAACAGTGTTATATATTTCAGCCGAGATATTTACACAACAATATATAGATTCTGTTAAAAAGAACACGAGAAATGATTTTATTCATTTTTATCAATTAATTGATGTATTAATCATTGATGATGTTCAATTTTTATCAGGAAAAACAGGAACACAAGACGTTTTCTTTCACATATTCAATTACTTACACCAAAACGGAAAACAAGTAATTTTAACATCTGATAAGGCACCTGTCGACATGCAAGACATTGAACAACGTTTATTGTCGAGATTTAAATGGGGACTTTCAGCTGAACTTCATCAACCAGATTTTGAAACACGTATTTCTATTTTAAAAAATATACTTTATAGAGACGGAGTAGAAATACCTGAAGACATTATCGAATATGTAGCCAAAAACATAAAAAGCAATGTTAGAGAACTTGAAGGCGCAATCATTTCTTTAATTGCACAATCTTCTTTTAACAAAAAAGAAGTAACTATTGAACTTGCAAAACAGGTTGTTGAAAAATTTGTTAAAAATGTAAAACGTGAAATATCAATTGATTATATCCAAAAAGTAGTCTCAGATTATTTTCAATTAGACCTTGAAGTTTTACAATCTAAAACAAGAAAAAGACACGTTGTA
Protein-coding sequences here:
- the dnaA gene encoding chromosomal replication initiator protein DnaA, yielding MSKTAQSVWNNCLSFIKDNIQEQAYKTWFEPIQSVELTENALYIQVPSKFFYEWLEEHYVKLLKVALTKELGSNAKLLYKIKMENTYGNKLPFTEQIPSTNRQAVKTQEVDVPIANKNPELKNPFIIPGIRNLKIESQLNANYSFDNFLEGDSNRLARSAGFAVANKPGGTSFNPLLIFGGVGLGKTHLAHAIGVEIKDKHPEKTVLYISAEIFTQQYIDSVKKNTRNDFIHFYQLIDVLIIDDVQFLSGKTGTQDVFFHIFNYLHQNGKQVILTSDKAPVDMQDIEQRLLSRFKWGLSAELHQPDFETRISILKNILYRDGVEIPEDIIEYVAKNIKSNVRELEGAIISLIAQSSFNKKEVTIELAKQVVEKFVKNVKREISIDYIQKVVSDYFQLDLEVLQSKTRKRHVVQARQLAMFFAKKFTKSSLANIGSQIGDRDHATVLHACKTVDNLVTTDKQFRKFVDDINKKLSL